The Lycium ferocissimum isolate CSIRO_LF1 chromosome 1, AGI_CSIRO_Lferr_CH_V1, whole genome shotgun sequence genome includes a region encoding these proteins:
- the LOC132069377 gene encoding LOB domain-containing protein 16-like, producing MASGTGSPCGACKFLRRKCAADCIFAPYFCSEQGPARFAAIHKVFGASNVSKLLLHVPVPDRCEAVVTIAYEAQARIKDPVYGCVAHIFALQQQVAYLQAQLMQVKGQLAQSLLNSLRNSENSYPQWPNNMAPSTGLMASSFPPNNNNNPTYTVNSNSSPQSSLESLDHYNDGINNVQEIQSRDQVFYHQAYSSSTGRKRPSQTELGELQALALRMMKN from the exons ATGGCTTCTGGGACAGGTTCACCTTGTGGTGCATGCAAATTTCTGCGACGCAAGTGTGCTGCAGACTGTATATTTGCTCCTTATTTTTGTTCAGAACAAGGTCCTGCTAGATTTGCAGCCATACATAAGGTGTTTGGAGCTAGTAATGTTTCTAAATTGTTGCTGCATGTTCCCGTGCCTGATCGGTGTGAAGCTGTTGTTACTATTGCTTATGAAGCTCAAGCTAGGATTAAAGATCCTGTCTATGGCTGTGTTGCACATATTTTCGCTCTACAACAACAG GTGGCATACTTGCAAGCTCAACTGATGCAAGTGAAGGGTCAGCTGGCACAAAGTTTACTCAATAGTTTAAGAAATTCAGAAAATTCTTATCCTCAATGGCCCAACAATATGGCACCATCAACTGGGCTAATGGCATCCTCTTTCCcaccaaataataataataatccaacaTATACTGTGAACTCCAATTCATCACCACAGAGTTCACTTGAATCACTTGATCATTACAATGATGGAATAAATAATGTGCAAGAGATACAGAGCAGAGACCAAGTGTTTTATCATCAAGCCTATAGTAGTAGCACTGGCAGGAAGAGACCGTCTCAAACTGAGTTGGGTGAACTTCAAGCATTGGCTCTTAGGATGATGAAAAACTAA
- the LOC132050960 gene encoding poly [ADP-ribose] polymerase 1 isoform X2 produces the protein MWHHASCILRKAKQIKSLEDVEGVDQLRWEDQQKIREYVEGGGSSNTPTPAAAVECGIEVSPASRASCRHCNQKIVKGEVRISSKPEGSRAKSLAWHHAKCFSEISSTTQLEKLSGWASLSADDQAAALSLFKSSVSTGNKTEPKEEPEQESTSKAGAKRKKASNNSEKLKVAKAEADVSTGKKVLDRNIDNVKEDFSKASELESQLEAQSKALWALKDDLKKHVSTVELRQMLEANDQESTGSELDLRDRCADGMLFGALPKCPLCSGHLRYSGGMYRCHGYLSEWSKCSYTVTDIKRVKGKWKIPEETSNEYLLKWFKTQKSKKAERILPPATPTKASASKAANGLSQSSKSENLGDLKVALTGLSGDSRENWKSKIEEAGGQVHAKLKKDTGCLVVVGTLDDQDPEIKKARRMKVPVVREDYVVDSIDRKKKLPFDLYKLEAYGETQSMVTVKVKGRSAVHESSGLQDTGHILEDKTSIYNTTLNMSDLSTGINSYYILQIIEEDKGSDCYVFRKWGRVGSEKIGGKKLEEMSKSDAIREFKRLFLEKTGNSWEAWEQKKNFQKQAGRFYPLDIDYGVDKKAATKRNLNDTNSKLAPPLMELMKILFNVETYRAAMMEFEINMSEMPLGKLSKTNIQKGFEALTEIQNLLSSTNHDPSVKETLLVDASNRFFTVIPSIHPHVIKDEDDFKLKIKMLEALQDIEIASRLVGFDIDNDDSLDDKYKKLHCDISPLPHQSEDYRLIENYVQRTHAPTHKDWVLEVEEVFSLEREGEFDKFKPHREKLNNRMLLWHGSRLTNFVGILSQGLRIAPPEAPATGYMFGKGIYFADMVSKSAQYCFPDRKNPVGFMLLSEVALGEVYELKAAKYMDKPPKGKHSTKGLGKTVPERSEFVNWGDEVVVPCGKPVPSNVKNSELLYNEYIVYNAAQVKLQFLVKVRFNYKR, from the exons GTCCGCATATCATCGAAACCTGAAGGTTCACGTGCTAAGTCGCTGGCGTGGCATCATGCAAAGTGTTTCTCTGAAATATCTTCGACTACCCAGCTTGAAAAGTTATCTGGATGGGCTAGCCTCTCGGCTGATGATCAGGCAGCTGCTCTATCCCTTTTTAAGAGTTCTGTCTCGACGG GTAACAAAACTGAGCCCAAAGAGGAACCAGAACAGGAATCAACATCTAAGGCTGGtgctaaaaggaaaaaagcCAGTAACAACAGTGAGAAATTAAAGGTTGCTAAAGCCGAAGCTGATGTTTCTACCGGCAAAAAAGTATTAGACAGAAATATTGACAATGTGAAGGAAGACTTCTCCAAAGCATCCGAGTTGGAGAGCCAACTGGAGGCCCAGAGTAAAGCTCTATGGGCACTCAAGGATGATCTCAAAAAGCATGTCAGTACAGTAGAGTTGCGACAGATGCTTGAAGCTAATGATCAGGAATCTACAGGATCAGAGCTTGATCTGCGAGATCGCTG TGCTGATGGGATGCTTTTCGGAGCGCTCCCCAAATGCCCCCTTTGTTCAGGACACCTTCGATATTCTGGAGGCATGTATAGATGCCATGGTTATTTGTCAGAATGGAGCAAGTGTTCATACACTGTCACTGACATAAAACGTGTTAAaggaaaatggaaaattcctgAAGAAACCAGCAATGAGTATCTTCTCAAG TGGTTTAAGACACAAAAGTCAAAAAAAGCAGAAAGGATACTGCCCCCGGCTACACCCACCAAGGCATCTGCGAGCAAGGCTGCTAATGGGCTATCTCAGTCTTCCAAGAGCGAAAACCTAGGTGATCTAAAAGTTGCCTTGACAGGATTGTCCGGAGATTCCAGG gAGAACTGGAAGAGCAAAATTGAGGAAGCTGGTGGACAGGTGCATGCCAAGCTAAAGAAAG ACACAGGTTGCTTAGTTGTGGTAGGGACGTTGGATGATCAAGATCCCGAGATAAAGAAGGCCAG GAGAATGAAAGTGCCAGTAGTCAGGGAGGATTATGTGGTGGATAGTATCGACAGAAAGAAAAAACTTCCTTTTGACCTGTATAAATTAGAAGCTTATGGCGAGACTCAAAGCATGGTAACTGTCAAAGTAAAAGGAAGGAGTGCGGTTCATGAGTCATCTGGCTTGCAAGATACAGGACACATTCTTGAGGACAAGACCAGCATTTATAACACGACTTTAAACATGTCAGACCTCTCAACTGGTATTAATAG TTACTATATCCTTCAAATTATTGAAGAGGACAAAGGGTCAGATTGTTATGTTTTTCGCAAATGGGGTCGCGTTGGAAgtgagaaaattggaggaaagaaGTTAGAGGAGATGTCTAAATCAGATGCAATACGAGAGTTTAAGCGATTGTTTCTTGAGAAGACCGGGAACTCATGGGAAGCATgggaacaaaagaaaaattttcagaAGCAAGCTGGAAGATTTTATCCTCTAGATATT GATTATGGGGTTGACAAAAAAGCTGCTACTAAGAGAAATCTCAATGACACAAACAGCAAACTTGCCCCTCCATTGATGGAACTGATGAAGATTCTCTTTAATGTTGAGACATACAG GGCTGCTATGATGGAATTTGAGATAAATATGTCTGAGATGCCACTAGGAAAGCTGAGTAAAACGAATATTCAAAAAG GTTTTGAGGCATTGACAGAGATACAAAATTTGTTAAGCAGTACTAATCATGATCCATCTGTCAAGGAGACCCTTCTTGTTGACGCAAGCAACCGCTTTTTCACAGTCATACCATCTATTCATCCTCATGTTATTAAAGATGAGGATGATTTTAAGCTGAAG ATAAAAATGCTGGAAGCGCTTCAGGACATTGAAATAGCTTCAAGACTTGTTGGCTTCGACATTGACAATGATGACTCTCTGGATGACAAGTATAAGAAGCTACACTGTGATATATCTCCGCTTCCtcatcaaagtgaagattatcGATTGATTGAAAACTATGTCCAAAGAACTCATGCTCCTACACATAAG GACTGGGTTCTAGAAGTGGAAGAAGTGTTTTCTCTCGAACGTGAAGGGGAGTTTGACAAGTTTAAACCTCACAGAGAGAAACTGAATAACAGAATGCTTCTATGGCACG GTTCCCGTTTGACAAACTTTGTGGGCATACTAAGCCAAGGACTGAGAATTGCTCCTCCAGAAGCCCCAGCTACAGGATACATG TTTGGAAAGGGAATATACTTTGCTGATATGGTCAGTAAAAGTGCACAATATTGCTTCCCTGATCGCAAGAACCCTGTTGGGTTTATGCTTCTCAGTGAAGTTGCTTTAGGTGAGGTTTATGAGCTAAAGGCAGCCAAG TATATGGACAAACCTCCTAAAGGGAAGCACTCTACTAAGGGTCTTGGCAAGACAGTACCTGAGAGATCAGAGTTTGTGAACTGGGGGGATGAAGTTGTGGTTCCATGTGGAAAACCAGTACCATCAAATGTTAAGAACTCTGAGCTTTTGTATAATGAATACATAGTGTACAATGCTGCCCAA GTAAAGCTGCAGTTCTTAGTCAAAGTGAGGTTCAATTATAAGCGGTGA